In Drosophila willistoni isolate 14030-0811.24 chromosome XR unlocalized genomic scaffold, UCI_dwil_1.1 Seg144, whole genome shotgun sequence, one DNA window encodes the following:
- the LOC6639351 gene encoding 5'-3' exoribonuclease 2 isoform X1, whose translation MYLKLVLLLLGICGTWSASIGSNGQDQKSASSDLATAETSAKFLNLFGTGSGYPNYGYNYRPTTGYYPGNSGYYPNSGYFPGTGSAYYGSNSGYYGSNTGSYYPGNSGNYYPSSGSYYPSTNILGTQGAYGGIGGYGGYGGYGGNGGLRQYSGYWQPNYAGQRNRGYGYYENTDRFGLPSSSAARDRDSYYNGYGSSSSSSSGYNGGYRRGYD comes from the exons atgTATCTTAAGTTAGTTTTGTTATTG TTGGGCATTTGTGGTACTTGGAGTGCTTCAATAGGATCAAATGGTCAGGATCAAAAGTCGGCCTCGAGTGACTTAGCCACGGCAGAAACTTCAGCCAAAT TTTTGAATCTATTTGGCACAGGTTCAGGCTATCCCAATTATGGTTACAACTATCGTCCCACGACTGGTTATTACCCTGGAAATAGTGGTTACTATCCCAACTCTGGCTACTTTCCTGGCACAGGCAGTGCTTACTATGGCAGCAATAGTGGCTATTATGGCAGCAATACGGGGAGCTACTATCCAGGCAATTCGGGCAATTATTATCCCAGCTCGGGCAGCTATTATCCCTCGACAAATATTTTGGGTACTCAAGGTGCTTATGGAGGCATTGGAGGCTATGGCGGATACGGAGGCTATGGAGGTAATGGCGGTTTGAGACAATATTCTGGTTATTGGCAACCCAATTATGCGGGTCAACGTAATCGCGGTTATGGTTATTATGAGAATACCGATCGTTTTGGGTTGCCATCATCATCGGCAGCCAGGGATCGTGATTCTTATTATAATGGATATggttcatcatcatcttcgtcATCAGGATATAATGGTGGATATCGACGTGGCTATGATTAA
- the LOC6639351 gene encoding glycine-rich RNA-binding protein 3, mitochondrial isoform X2 produces the protein MYLKLVLLLLGICGTWSASIGSNGQDQKSASSDLATAETSAKFLNLFGTGSGYPNYGYNYRPTTGYYPGNSGYYPNSGYFPGTGSAYYGSNSGYYGSNTGSYYPGNSGNYYPSSGSYYPSTNILGTQGAYGGIGGYGGYGGYGGLVRPTYG, from the exons atgTATCTTAAGTTAGTTTTGTTATTG TTGGGCATTTGTGGTACTTGGAGTGCTTCAATAGGATCAAATGGTCAGGATCAAAAGTCGGCCTCGAGTGACTTAGCCACGGCAGAAACTTCAGCCAAAT TTTTGAATCTATTTGGCACAGGTTCAGGCTATCCCAATTATGGTTACAACTATCGTCCCACGACTGGTTATTACCCTGGAAATAGTGGTTACTATCCCAACTCTGGCTACTTTCCTGGCACAGGCAGTGCTTACTATGGCAGCAATAGTGGCTATTATGGCAGCAATACGGGGAGCTACTATCCAGGCAATTCGGGCAATTATTATCCCAGCTCGGGCAGCTATTATCCCTCGACAAATATTTTGGGTACTCAAGGTGCTTATGGAGGCATTGGAGGCTATGGCGGATACGGAGGCTATGGAG GCTTAGTACGACCAACTTATGGCTAA
- the LOC6639350 gene encoding nascent polypeptide-associated complex subunit alpha, muscle-specific form isoform X2 has protein sequence MARAALCMAVACILMQCVYSAKFDAENRRLILDINDQKTTNQQYYSSNFDTRSGKYSGDDGRYKGINDGKYYHDDSGKYVHVEGPTGPPAPPYVHIVGPEGGFGGNGGKGDGGGVGPGGPGGPKGPGGPGGPKGPNGPPGPPGPPGPPGPPGPLGPTKPGPKGPFGPPGPPGPQGPTKPGPYGPPGPPGPTRPGPPGPPGPTRPGPPGPPGPTYPGPPGPTRPGPPGPSPPYKPPPPNDPRHSDKETPGYLPPDQPGKIPRPPPSQSQVIGFEPPSKTVYKPNYEHHNDYVIKQPPIVKTPTPTPIPTTPKPVLTYVKTSTSLPKLPAPAPTPVPVPVHVPEPVRPKPISTTTQKPFTTYYEQPKVPAIIIEKDKPVKSITTPIKTTGNININKTPPVVPSRPYLPPVTVQPHYETSTSYYQPSTPRPFEKTNVTPSIIQYHTPQVPSIPKIPVTVTSRPTPNPIYNEPKVTPRPYTPSNPPTLSRQDACVCNADKQQHSSKSSTSTSYHSSTSTSSIYPNTNQINPNPASVDFNKQFTGFNGNQFANFGSIMNAMSLTQLPVIPQAPGQPAFYPPDKIPKGAVIAFMPVVILPQEYYANCEENSIYSNEKYQNVDPFPLGVQPSSIPNAFSLHSVFTGGAPKDQCMCPCSCTQNLPQRLHKKRETSESGDIKVAAAEAVEAAASTPVEVKAEAPAAAAVPEVSKSTEPEVAASTPVEVKAEAPAAVAAPAVPEVPKSAEPEAAASTPVEVKAEAPSDPIVAAPSEEIPAIFAPKAAAAAPTDDKIKSETTTN, from the exons GCCGTCGCTTGCATTTTAATGCAATGCGTTTactctgccaaatttgatgcAGAGAATCGTCGTCTTATTCTTGATATCAATGATCAAAAGACAACGAATCAGCAATATTATTCCTCTAACTTTGACACAA GAAGCGGTAAATATAGTGGTGACGATGGGCGTTATAAAG GTATTAACGATGGCAAATATTATCATGATGATTCGGGCAAATATGTGCACGTTGAAGGACCCACAGGACCACCGGCACCACCATACGTTCATATTGTAGGACCGGAAGGCGGTTTCGGCGGCAACGGCGGTAAAGGTGATGGCGGCGGTGTTGGACCAGGCGGCCCAGGAGGCCCGAAAGGACCTGGCGGCCCAGGTGGACCAAAGGGACCCAATGGCCCGCCAGGACCTCCCGGACCACCGGGACCACCTGGACCACCCGGACCACTAGGCCCAACTAAGCCAGGACCAAAGGGACCTTTCGGCCCACCCGGCCCACCGGGACCTCAGGGACCAACTAAGCCAGGCCCATACGGACCACCAGGACCACCCG GACCAACTCGCCCAGGCCCTCCAGGACCACCAG GACCAACTCGTCCCGGCCCACCAGGACCTCCAG GACCAACCTATCCAGGACCACCCG GACCAACTCGTCCAGGACCACCAGGACCATCTCCACCATACAAGCCACCACCACCAAATGATCCCAGACATTCGGACAAGGAGACCCCTGGCTATTTGCCACCGGATCAACCTGGTAAAATCCCAAGACCACCACCATCTCAGTCCCAAGTCATTGGTTTCGAGCCACCCTCGAAGACAGTGTACAAACCAAATTACGAACACCATAATGATTATGTTATTAAGCAGCCGCCAATTGTTAAAACACCTACACCCACACCAATTCCAACCACACCAAAACCAGTACTAACCTATGTAAAAACTTCCACCTCTCTTCCCAAACTACCCGCTCCCGCTCCAACTCCTGTTCCCGTTCCTGTCCATGTACCTGAACCTGTTCGTCCAAAACCGATATCAACAACAACTCAAAAACCGTTTACCACATACTATGAACAGCCAAAGGTCCCGGCTATCATTATTGAGAAGGATAAGCCAGTTAAAAGCATTACAACACCAATTAAAACAACGGgtaatattaatataaataagACCCCCCCAGTCGTACCAAGTAGACCATACTTACCGCCAGTTACTGTACAGCCACACTATGAAACCTCGACCTCGTATTATCAGCCATCCACTCCACGACCATTTGAGAAAACGAACGTTACACCAAGTATCATACAGTATCATACACCACAGGTTCCATCTATTCCAAAAATACCCGTTACGGTGACCTCACGACCTACCCCAAATCCAATTTATAATGAACCAAAAGTAACACCACGTCCCTATACACCATCTAATCCTCCCACTCTTAGCCGACAAGATGCCTGTGTTTGTAATGCCGATAAGCAGCAGCACTCATCGAAATCCTCCACCAGCACCTCCTACCACTCTTCCACTAGCACCTCTAGCATCTATCCTAATACCAATCAAATCAATCCAAATCCAGCCTCGGttgattttaataaacaattcACCGGCTTCAATGGAAATCAATTTGCCAACTTTGGCAGCATAATGAACGCCATGTCACTAACACAATTGCCCGTTATACCACAAGCTCCTGGTCAGCCAGCCTTCTATCCGCCCGATAAGATACCAAAGGGTGCGGTTATTGCCTTTATGCCGGTTGTCATATTGCCACAGGAATATTATGCCAATTGTGAAGAAAATTCAATCTATTCGAACGAAAAGTATCAAAATGTAGATCCCTTCCCATTGGGCGTACAACCGTCGTCGATACCAAATGCCTTCAGCTTGCATTCCGTTTTCACTGGTGGCGCACCCAAAGATCAATGCATGTGTCCATGCTCTTGTACCCAGAATCTGCCCCAACGATTGCACAAGAAACGTGAGACAAGCGAGTCCGGCGATATAAAGGTAGCAGCTGCTGAAGCCGTAGAAGCCGCCGCCTCGACCCCAGTCGAAGTGAAAGCTGaggcaccagcagcagcagcagtccCAGAAGTGTCCAAGTCTACGGAGCCTGAAGTAGCCGCCTCGACCCCGGTCGAAGTGAAAGCTGAGGCAcctgcagcagtggcagcacCAGCTGTCCCAGAAGTGCCCAAGTCTGCGGAACCTGAAGCAGCCGCCTCAACACCAGTTGAAGTGAAGGCTGAGGCCCCAAGCGATCCCATTGTGGCAGCACCTTCCGAAGAAATTCCAGCAATATTTGCACCCaaagcagcggcggcggcgccAACTGATGACAAAATCAAAAGCGAAACAACAACGAACTAG
- the LOC6639350 gene encoding cuticle collagen bli-1 isoform X1 — translation MARAALCMAVACILMQCVYSAKFDAENRRLILDINDQKTTNQQYYSSNFDTNAYRYGYDVGKTGNFHHETRGPDGVTYGCYGLIDPYHLLRATHYVADAHGYRTVEPEKPVETFPPHLYNETDGGPSPAGILLQWHELYFPIGCGKFANGAQHGVPYFIGDDYKNKDDGKDAIPAFSLNIPAIKGSAEKSLPIRGPNTGGIGGAGSGTGLFNTGAGHTYEGSPGVQAPSFQSVNALLPGDNSDGRYHPDNNPYKHVVGPNGGNGGNGDGGGKGGNGGNGGFGPNGGPGGFGPNGPPGPPGPPGPLGPNGAGGGGPGKPVYRDGDRTGSGAGHYHGLGDANGKGQGNANGNGNGAGPYRPGNEGTYTETYTQTDTGFPGAIVYVPGSGKYSGDDGRYKGINDGKYYHDDSGKYVHVEGPTGPPAPPYVHIVGPEGGFGGNGGKGDGGGVGPGGPGGPKGPGGPGGPKGPNGPPGPPGPPGPPGPPGPLGPTKPGPKGPFGPPGPPGPQGPTKPGPYGPPGPPGPTRPGPPGPPGPTRPGPPGPPGPTYPGPPGPTRPGPPGPSPPYKPPPPNDPRHSDKETPGYLPPDQPGKIPRPPPSQSQVIGFEPPSKTVYKPNYEHHNDYVIKQPPIVKTPTPTPIPTTPKPVLTYVKTSTSLPKLPAPAPTPVPVPVHVPEPVRPKPISTTTQKPFTTYYEQPKVPAIIIEKDKPVKSITTPIKTTGNININKTPPVVPSRPYLPPVTVQPHYETSTSYYQPSTPRPFEKTNVTPSIIQYHTPQVPSIPKIPVTVTSRPTPNPIYNEPKVTPRPYTPSNPPTLSRQDACVCNADKQQHSSKSSTSTSYHSSTSTSSIYPNTNQINPNPASVDFNKQFTGFNGNQFANFGSIMNAMSLTQLPVIPQAPGQPAFYPPDKIPKGAVIAFMPVVILPQEYYANCEENSIYSNEKYQNVDPFPLGVQPSSIPNAFSLHSVFTGGAPKDQCMCPCSCTQNLPQRLHKKRETSESGDIKVAAAEAVEAAASTPVEVKAEAPAAAAVPEVSKSTEPEVAASTPVEVKAEAPAAVAAPAVPEVPKSAEPEAAASTPVEVKAEAPSDPIVAAPSEEIPAIFAPKAAAAAPTDDKIKSETTTN, via the exons GCCGTCGCTTGCATTTTAATGCAATGCGTTTactctgccaaatttgatgcAGAGAATCGTCGTCTTATTCTTGATATCAATGATCAAAAGACAACGAATCAGCAATATTATTCCTCTAACTTTGACACAA ATGCATACCGATATGGTTATGATGTCGGTAAGACCGGCAATTTCCATCATGAGACTCGCGGTCCTGATGGTGTCACCTATGGCTGTTATGGCCTCATCGATCCCTATCACTTGTTACGCGCCACACATTATGTGGCCGATGCTCATGGCTATCGGACCGTGGAGCCAGAGAAACCAGTGGAGACCTTCCCCCCGCATTTGTATAACGAGACTGATGGCGGTCCCTCGCCAGCTGGCATTCTATTGCAATGGCATGAGCTCTATTTCCCCATAGGTTGTGGCAAATTCGCCAATGGAGCCCAACACGGTGTCCCATATTTCATTGGAGATGAT TACAAGAACAAAGATGATGGCAAAGATGCGATACCAGCATTCTCTTTGAATATACCCGCCATCAAGGGTTCCGCCGAGAAGAGTTTACCCATTCGTGGGCCAAACACTGGCGGCATCGGCGGTGCTGGCAGTGGTACTGGTCTCTTTAATACAGGTGCTGGACACACGTATGAGGGATCACCGGGAGTTCAGGCACCATCATTCCAGTCGGTCAATGCTTTGTTGCCGGGCGATAACA GTGATGGGCGTTACCATCCGGATAATAATCCGTATAAACATGTTGTCGGCCCCAATGGCGGCAATGGAGGAAATGGCGATGGCGGCGGTAAAGGCGGCAATGGAGGCAATGGCGGTTTCGGTCCAAATGGCGGACCCGGCGGATTTGGCCCTAATGGACCACCTGGACCGCCCGGACCACCAGGACCATTAGGACCAAACGGCGCGGGAGGAGGAGGCCCAGGAAAACCGGTATATAGGGATGGCGATCGCACCGGTAGTGGGGCGGGTCATTACCATGGCCTGGGTGATGCCAATGGCAAGGGTCAGGGTAATGCCAATGGCAATGGTAATGGCGCCGGACCCTATCGTCCTGGCAATGAGGGAACCTACACAGAGACCTACACACAGACAGATACCGGTTTTCCTGGGGCCATTGTCTACGTACCAG GAAGCGGTAAATATAGTGGTGACGATGGGCGTTATAAAG GTATTAACGATGGCAAATATTATCATGATGATTCGGGCAAATATGTGCACGTTGAAGGACCCACAGGACCACCGGCACCACCATACGTTCATATTGTAGGACCGGAAGGCGGTTTCGGCGGCAACGGCGGTAAAGGTGATGGCGGCGGTGTTGGACCAGGCGGCCCAGGAGGCCCGAAAGGACCTGGCGGCCCAGGTGGACCAAAGGGACCCAATGGCCCGCCAGGACCTCCCGGACCACCGGGACCACCTGGACCACCCGGACCACTAGGCCCAACTAAGCCAGGACCAAAGGGACCTTTCGGCCCACCCGGCCCACCGGGACCTCAGGGACCAACTAAGCCAGGCCCATACGGACCACCAGGACCACCCG GACCAACTCGCCCAGGCCCTCCAGGACCACCAG GACCAACTCGTCCCGGCCCACCAGGACCTCCAG GACCAACCTATCCAGGACCACCCG GACCAACTCGTCCAGGACCACCAGGACCATCTCCACCATACAAGCCACCACCACCAAATGATCCCAGACATTCGGACAAGGAGACCCCTGGCTATTTGCCACCGGATCAACCTGGTAAAATCCCAAGACCACCACCATCTCAGTCCCAAGTCATTGGTTTCGAGCCACCCTCGAAGACAGTGTACAAACCAAATTACGAACACCATAATGATTATGTTATTAAGCAGCCGCCAATTGTTAAAACACCTACACCCACACCAATTCCAACCACACCAAAACCAGTACTAACCTATGTAAAAACTTCCACCTCTCTTCCCAAACTACCCGCTCCCGCTCCAACTCCTGTTCCCGTTCCTGTCCATGTACCTGAACCTGTTCGTCCAAAACCGATATCAACAACAACTCAAAAACCGTTTACCACATACTATGAACAGCCAAAGGTCCCGGCTATCATTATTGAGAAGGATAAGCCAGTTAAAAGCATTACAACACCAATTAAAACAACGGgtaatattaatataaataagACCCCCCCAGTCGTACCAAGTAGACCATACTTACCGCCAGTTACTGTACAGCCACACTATGAAACCTCGACCTCGTATTATCAGCCATCCACTCCACGACCATTTGAGAAAACGAACGTTACACCAAGTATCATACAGTATCATACACCACAGGTTCCATCTATTCCAAAAATACCCGTTACGGTGACCTCACGACCTACCCCAAATCCAATTTATAATGAACCAAAAGTAACACCACGTCCCTATACACCATCTAATCCTCCCACTCTTAGCCGACAAGATGCCTGTGTTTGTAATGCCGATAAGCAGCAGCACTCATCGAAATCCTCCACCAGCACCTCCTACCACTCTTCCACTAGCACCTCTAGCATCTATCCTAATACCAATCAAATCAATCCAAATCCAGCCTCGGttgattttaataaacaattcACCGGCTTCAATGGAAATCAATTTGCCAACTTTGGCAGCATAATGAACGCCATGTCACTAACACAATTGCCCGTTATACCACAAGCTCCTGGTCAGCCAGCCTTCTATCCGCCCGATAAGATACCAAAGGGTGCGGTTATTGCCTTTATGCCGGTTGTCATATTGCCACAGGAATATTATGCCAATTGTGAAGAAAATTCAATCTATTCGAACGAAAAGTATCAAAATGTAGATCCCTTCCCATTGGGCGTACAACCGTCGTCGATACCAAATGCCTTCAGCTTGCATTCCGTTTTCACTGGTGGCGCACCCAAAGATCAATGCATGTGTCCATGCTCTTGTACCCAGAATCTGCCCCAACGATTGCACAAGAAACGTGAGACAAGCGAGTCCGGCGATATAAAGGTAGCAGCTGCTGAAGCCGTAGAAGCCGCCGCCTCGACCCCAGTCGAAGTGAAAGCTGaggcaccagcagcagcagcagtccCAGAAGTGTCCAAGTCTACGGAGCCTGAAGTAGCCGCCTCGACCCCGGTCGAAGTGAAAGCTGAGGCAcctgcagcagtggcagcacCAGCTGTCCCAGAAGTGCCCAAGTCTGCGGAACCTGAAGCAGCCGCCTCAACACCAGTTGAAGTGAAGGCTGAGGCCCCAAGCGATCCCATTGTGGCAGCACCTTCCGAAGAAATTCCAGCAATATTTGCACCCaaagcagcggcggcggcgccAACTGATGACAAAATCAAAAGCGAAACAACAACGAACTAG